In Triticum aestivum cultivar Chinese Spring chromosome 5B, IWGSC CS RefSeq v2.1, whole genome shotgun sequence, the following proteins share a genomic window:
- the LOC123113540 gene encoding disease resistance protein RGA4 isoform X1 has protein sequence MEAAAASALTKEVVLKLVALLSEKHKLSKPLKDDLRFIRTELDMISSARDSHHMMAGDPSSSSRRPQAVVSMEEMRDLAHDIEDCIDRFLPCVACEGEAAASSVLRRVKTAVTSTRSRFAAEIRKLRGRLRDAHERRANYDVQAGGGPSFSAAATGAGSPPAAADGDLVGIDKPRQELVELLLESEPGRSGVISIVGFGGSGKTTLARAVFDCPAVVRRFPCRAWAAAPEHRDAEGLLAAILRQFHTAQNSIHGFLRTTECLIVIDDINKQHWDAIKSIFHRETKSRIIVTTSLQSVANACSSGGGYVYKMSILDAELSKVLLMKKVFFQGCSPELERGSTAIVEKCDGLPLALVSVAKFLLGENELTGNHCTQVCRNLGLHMEKDADFTKLQQVLVNNYISLSGYPLRTSLLYTSVFPNGRTISRNTLIRRWLAEGYVQCQYKRSDHEVADENFRELIDRNIIRPIDASNNTKVKTCKTHGIMHEFMLHKSMSDNFITSLRDQNRSKFRHLFIQNPASGSTLGLNHQHTSTASDNVSGSEKFRARSLTIFGNVEESASEFCRCELLRVLDLQECNDLEDDHLKDIHKLWHLKYLSLGGTINNLPRNIEKLHCLETLDLRKTKIDILPYEVIGLPHLAHLLGKFKLGKKDLKMSELKKLLPKTCKLKTLAGFVADENAGFLQLMAHMNELKKVKIWCESTGADSKSLPHISKAVQKFAQDGMDTTGVRSLSLDFGNSTGDFLGSMQEYCYLSSLKLRGRLSVLPHFVTSLCGLTELCLSSTNLVGNALSNLCKLRYLLYLKLVEADLRSFVIKNGDFPSLRRLCLVVQSPVLPTIGKGALPYLVSLQLLCKDLADLSGIKIEYHDCLEEVALDSMVSTKAVETWETAAKKHPKRPKVLFLKRIDPSEAQSSVKYVAADGPMPKKGPSIEFSQVQLTQNMLQNECIIRSVQSSSVNKPNSALKKIIVSEPHQAASELSSAGNGAMPPSASICNS, from the exons ATGGAGGCTGCCGCGGCGAGCGCGTTGACCAAGGAGGTGGTGCTGAAGCTGGTCGCGCTGCTGAGCGAGAAGCACAAGCTGTCCAAGCCGCTCAAGGATGACCTCCGCTTCATCCGCACCGAGCTCGACATGATCTCCAGCGCCAGGGACAGCCACCACATGATGGCGGGGGACCCGAGTTCCTCCTCGCGGCGGCCGCAGGCCGTCGTGTCCATGGAGGAGATGCGCGACCTCGCGCACGACATCGAGGATTGCATCGACCGGTTCCTGCCCTGCGTCGCAtgcgagggggaggcggcggcgtccTCGGTCCTCCGCCGCGTGAAGACGGCGGTCACCAGCACCAGATCCCGGTTCGCGGCGGAGATCCGGAAGCTCAGGGGCAGGCTCAGGGACGCCCACGAGCGGAGGGCCAACTACGACGTCCAGGCCGGCGGCGGGCCGTCCTTCTCGGCCGCTGCCACCGGAGCAGGTTCTCCTCCCGCAGCCGCCGATGGCGACCTCGTGGGCATCGACAAGCCGAGGCAGGAGCTCGTGGAGCTCTTGCTGGAGAGCGAGCCGGGGAGGTCGGGCGTGATCTCCATCGTGGGATTCGGCGGCTCCGGGAAGACCACGCTCGCGAGGGCGGTGTTCGACTGCCCCGCCGTCGTCCGGAGGTTCCCCTGCCGCGCCTGGGCCGCCGCGCCGGAGCACAGGGACGCCGAGGGGCTCCTCGCGGCCATACTCCGGCAGTTCCACACGGCCCAAAACTCCATCCATGGCTTCCTGCGGACTACAGA GTGTTTAATCGTAATCGATGACATTAACAAGCAACACTGGGACGCCATCAAATCTATCTTCCACAGGGAAACAAAAAGCAGAATCATTGTGACAACATCTCTTCAGTCAGTAGCTAATGCTTGCAGCTCAGGTGGTGGTTATGTTTACAAGATGAGCATTCTTGACGCGGAACTCTCCAAGGTTTTGCTAATGAAGAAGGTCTTCTTCCAAGGATGTTCACCTGAACTGGAGCGGGGCTCGACAGCGATCGTTGAGAAGTGCGATGGCCTTCCACTCGCTCTTGTTAGTGTGGCCAAGTTTTTGCTAGGCGAGAACGAGCTCACGGGGAATCACTGCACGCAAGTTTGCCGCAACCTCGGGCTTCATATGGAGAAAGATGCAGACTTCACAAAGCTACAACAGGTTCTTGTAAATAACTACATAAGCCTGTCTGGCTATCCTCTCAGGACCTCCTTGCTGTACACAAGTGTGTTCCCAAATGGTCGTACAATCAGCAGGAATACTTTGATCAGGCGATGGTTGGCAGAAGGGTACGTGCAATGTCAGTACAAACGCAGTGACCATGAGGTAGCAGATGAGAACTTCCGGGAACTCATTGACCGGAATATCATCCGACCGATCGATGCTAGCAACAACACGAAAGTGAAGACATGCAAAACTCATGGTATCATGCACGAGTTCATGCTGCACAAGTCCATGTCTGATAACTTCATCACTTCTCTGCGTGATCAAAATCGAAGTAAGTTCCGTCACCTGTTCATCCAGAACCCTGCAAGTGGCAGCACCTTGGGCCTGAACCACCAACATACAAGTACAGCAAGCGACAACGTATCTGGTAGTGAAAAATTTCGTGCCCGATCTCTAACAATCTTTGGAAATGTGGAAGAATCGGCTTCTGAGTTTTGTAGGTGCGAGCTTCTGCGAGTGCTGGATCTGCAAGAATGCAATGATTTGGAGGACGATCATCTCAAGGACATACATAAGTTGTGGCATCTAAAATATCTGAGCCTTGGGGGAACTATCAACAACCTTCCAAGGAATATTGAAAAGTTACACTGCTTAGAGACACTGGACCTTAGGAAGACCAAGATAGATATATTGCCATATGAAGTCATTGGGTTGCCTCACCTAGCTCACCTGCTTGGAAAGTTTAAGCTTGGGAAAAAGGACCTGAAAATGAGTGAACTGAAGAAGCTCTTGCCCAAAACATGTAAGTTGAAGACTCTTGCAGGATTTGTTGCAGACGAAAACGCTGGGTTTCTACAACTAATGGCTCATATGAATGAATTAAAGAAGGTTAAGATATGGTGTGAGTCCACTGGTGCAGACAGCAAGAGCTTACCTCACATTTCAAAGGCAGTTCAGAAGTTTGCTCAGGATGGTATGGACACTACAGGCGTTCGATCTCTGTCACTTGACTTCGGAAATTCCACGGGGGACTTCCTGGGTTCTATGCAAGAATATTGTTATCTCAGCTCGCTGAAACTGCGGGGCAGGCTGAGCGTGCTGCCTCATTTTGTTACATCCTTGTGTGGCCTCACGGAGTTGTGCCTTTCATCAACTAATCTGGTGGGGAATGCTCTATCAAACCTGTGTAAGCTTCGCTACCTGCTTTACCTCAAACTGGTTGAGGCTGACCTTAGGAGCTTTGTCATTAAAAATGGAGATTTCCCAAGTCTGCGACGCTTATGCCTTGTCGTGCAATCACCCGTCCTCCCGACAATTGGAAAAGGAGCTCTGCCGTATCTTGTGTCACTTCAGCTGCTTTGTAAAGATCTTGCTGATCTTTCAGGCATCAAGATTGAATACCATGATTGCCTGGAGGAAGTCGCTCTTGATTCGATGGTCAGTACGAAAGCAGTAGAAACGTGGGAAACTGCAGCAAAGAAGCATCCAAAGAGACCAAAGGTTCTGTTTCTCAAACGGATTGATCCAAGCGAAGCCCAGTCTTCTGTGAAATATGTGGCGGCAGATGGACCGATGCCTAAGAAGGGTCCCTCCATTgagttcagtcaagttcagttaacgcAGAATATGTTGCAGAATGAATGCATAATCCGTTCAGTCCAATCAAGTTCAGTGAACAAGCCTAATTCAGCTTTGAAGAAAATAATAGTTTCAGAACCCCATCAGGCTGCATCGGAGCTATCCAGTGCTGGGAATGGTGCGATGCCTCCTTCTGCAAG CATATGTAACAGTTAG
- the LOC123113540 gene encoding disease resistance protein RGA4 isoform X2: MEAAAASALTKEVVLKLVALLSEKHKLSKPLKDDLRFIRTELDMISSARDSHHMMAGDPSSSSRRPQAVVSMEEMRDLAHDIEDCIDRFLPCVACEGEAAASSVLRRVKTAVTSTRSRFAAEIRKLRGRLRDAHERRANYDVQAGGGPSFSAAATGAGSPPAAADGDLVGIDKPRQELVELLLESEPGRSGVISIVGFGGSGKTTLARAVFDCPAVVRRFPCRAWAAAPEHRDAEGLLAAILRQFHTAQNSIHGFLRTTECLIVIDDINKQHWDAIKSIFHRETKSRIIVTTSLQSVANACSSGGGYVYKMSILDAELSKVLLMKKVFFQGCSPELERGSTAIVEKCDGLPLALVSVAKFLLGENELTGNHCTQVCRNLGLHMEKDADFTKLQQVLVNNYISLSGYPLRTSLLYTSVFPNGRTISRNTLIRRWLAEGYVQCQYKRSDHEVADENFRELIDRNIIRPIDASNNTKVKTCKTHGIMHEFMLHKSMSDNFITSLRDQNRSKFRHLFIQNPASGSTLGLNHQHTSTASDNVSGSEKFRARSLTIFGNVEESASEFCRCELLRVLDLQECNDLEDDHLKDIHKLWHLKYLSLGGTINNLPRNIEKLHCLETLDLRKTKIDILPYEVIGLPHLAHLLGKFKLGKKDLKMSELKKLLPKTCKLKTLAGFVADENAGFLQLMAHMNELKKVKIWCESTGADSKSLPHISKAVQKFAQDGMDTTGVRSLSLDFGNSTGDFLGSMQEYCYLSSLKLRGRLSVLPHFVTSLCGLTELCLSSTNLVGNALSNLCKLRYLLYLKLVEADLRSFVIKNGDFPSLRRLCLVVQSPVLPTIGKGALPYLVSLQLLCKDLADLSGIKIEYHDCLEEVALDSMVSTKAVETWETAAKKHPKRPKVLFLKRIDPSEAQSSVKYVAADGPMPKKGPSIEFSQVQLTQNMLQNECIIRSVQSSSVNKPNSALKKIIVSEPHQAASELSSAGNGAMPPSAR, translated from the exons ATGGAGGCTGCCGCGGCGAGCGCGTTGACCAAGGAGGTGGTGCTGAAGCTGGTCGCGCTGCTGAGCGAGAAGCACAAGCTGTCCAAGCCGCTCAAGGATGACCTCCGCTTCATCCGCACCGAGCTCGACATGATCTCCAGCGCCAGGGACAGCCACCACATGATGGCGGGGGACCCGAGTTCCTCCTCGCGGCGGCCGCAGGCCGTCGTGTCCATGGAGGAGATGCGCGACCTCGCGCACGACATCGAGGATTGCATCGACCGGTTCCTGCCCTGCGTCGCAtgcgagggggaggcggcggcgtccTCGGTCCTCCGCCGCGTGAAGACGGCGGTCACCAGCACCAGATCCCGGTTCGCGGCGGAGATCCGGAAGCTCAGGGGCAGGCTCAGGGACGCCCACGAGCGGAGGGCCAACTACGACGTCCAGGCCGGCGGCGGGCCGTCCTTCTCGGCCGCTGCCACCGGAGCAGGTTCTCCTCCCGCAGCCGCCGATGGCGACCTCGTGGGCATCGACAAGCCGAGGCAGGAGCTCGTGGAGCTCTTGCTGGAGAGCGAGCCGGGGAGGTCGGGCGTGATCTCCATCGTGGGATTCGGCGGCTCCGGGAAGACCACGCTCGCGAGGGCGGTGTTCGACTGCCCCGCCGTCGTCCGGAGGTTCCCCTGCCGCGCCTGGGCCGCCGCGCCGGAGCACAGGGACGCCGAGGGGCTCCTCGCGGCCATACTCCGGCAGTTCCACACGGCCCAAAACTCCATCCATGGCTTCCTGCGGACTACAGA GTGTTTAATCGTAATCGATGACATTAACAAGCAACACTGGGACGCCATCAAATCTATCTTCCACAGGGAAACAAAAAGCAGAATCATTGTGACAACATCTCTTCAGTCAGTAGCTAATGCTTGCAGCTCAGGTGGTGGTTATGTTTACAAGATGAGCATTCTTGACGCGGAACTCTCCAAGGTTTTGCTAATGAAGAAGGTCTTCTTCCAAGGATGTTCACCTGAACTGGAGCGGGGCTCGACAGCGATCGTTGAGAAGTGCGATGGCCTTCCACTCGCTCTTGTTAGTGTGGCCAAGTTTTTGCTAGGCGAGAACGAGCTCACGGGGAATCACTGCACGCAAGTTTGCCGCAACCTCGGGCTTCATATGGAGAAAGATGCAGACTTCACAAAGCTACAACAGGTTCTTGTAAATAACTACATAAGCCTGTCTGGCTATCCTCTCAGGACCTCCTTGCTGTACACAAGTGTGTTCCCAAATGGTCGTACAATCAGCAGGAATACTTTGATCAGGCGATGGTTGGCAGAAGGGTACGTGCAATGTCAGTACAAACGCAGTGACCATGAGGTAGCAGATGAGAACTTCCGGGAACTCATTGACCGGAATATCATCCGACCGATCGATGCTAGCAACAACACGAAAGTGAAGACATGCAAAACTCATGGTATCATGCACGAGTTCATGCTGCACAAGTCCATGTCTGATAACTTCATCACTTCTCTGCGTGATCAAAATCGAAGTAAGTTCCGTCACCTGTTCATCCAGAACCCTGCAAGTGGCAGCACCTTGGGCCTGAACCACCAACATACAAGTACAGCAAGCGACAACGTATCTGGTAGTGAAAAATTTCGTGCCCGATCTCTAACAATCTTTGGAAATGTGGAAGAATCGGCTTCTGAGTTTTGTAGGTGCGAGCTTCTGCGAGTGCTGGATCTGCAAGAATGCAATGATTTGGAGGACGATCATCTCAAGGACATACATAAGTTGTGGCATCTAAAATATCTGAGCCTTGGGGGAACTATCAACAACCTTCCAAGGAATATTGAAAAGTTACACTGCTTAGAGACACTGGACCTTAGGAAGACCAAGATAGATATATTGCCATATGAAGTCATTGGGTTGCCTCACCTAGCTCACCTGCTTGGAAAGTTTAAGCTTGGGAAAAAGGACCTGAAAATGAGTGAACTGAAGAAGCTCTTGCCCAAAACATGTAAGTTGAAGACTCTTGCAGGATTTGTTGCAGACGAAAACGCTGGGTTTCTACAACTAATGGCTCATATGAATGAATTAAAGAAGGTTAAGATATGGTGTGAGTCCACTGGTGCAGACAGCAAGAGCTTACCTCACATTTCAAAGGCAGTTCAGAAGTTTGCTCAGGATGGTATGGACACTACAGGCGTTCGATCTCTGTCACTTGACTTCGGAAATTCCACGGGGGACTTCCTGGGTTCTATGCAAGAATATTGTTATCTCAGCTCGCTGAAACTGCGGGGCAGGCTGAGCGTGCTGCCTCATTTTGTTACATCCTTGTGTGGCCTCACGGAGTTGTGCCTTTCATCAACTAATCTGGTGGGGAATGCTCTATCAAACCTGTGTAAGCTTCGCTACCTGCTTTACCTCAAACTGGTTGAGGCTGACCTTAGGAGCTTTGTCATTAAAAATGGAGATTTCCCAAGTCTGCGACGCTTATGCCTTGTCGTGCAATCACCCGTCCTCCCGACAATTGGAAAAGGAGCTCTGCCGTATCTTGTGTCACTTCAGCTGCTTTGTAAAGATCTTGCTGATCTTTCAGGCATCAAGATTGAATACCATGATTGCCTGGAGGAAGTCGCTCTTGATTCGATGGTCAGTACGAAAGCAGTAGAAACGTGGGAAACTGCAGCAAAGAAGCATCCAAAGAGACCAAAGGTTCTGTTTCTCAAACGGATTGATCCAAGCGAAGCCCAGTCTTCTGTGAAATATGTGGCGGCAGATGGACCGATGCCTAAGAAGGGTCCCTCCATTgagttcagtcaagttcagttaacgcAGAATATGTTGCAGAATGAATGCATAATCCGTTCAGTCCAATCAAGTTCAGTGAACAAGCCTAATTCAGCTTTGAAGAAAATAATAGTTTCAGAACCCCATCAGGCTGCATCGGAGCTATCCAGTGCTGGGAATGGTGCGATGCCTCCTTCTGCAAG GTGA